Proteins from a genomic interval of Zingiber officinale cultivar Zhangliang chromosome 1B, Zo_v1.1, whole genome shotgun sequence:
- the LOC122041635 gene encoding protein AMEIOTIC 1-like has product MSFHSYKFEVPVKCINQEDAYLFEISFRTSTFSISLETPFSFAFTAFGKYFSPDKRAPSPVPVSNPSARSGSLAIRPKTLNSSFNMQQMVLLDATSFSSSLHIEHQSGSFHSLISFCFSVILFQLGAFFEIDHEKLPPKSPIQLKAIRVVKVSEATRLEVTVSFPSTLALRNYFALSPETGRDPELDERFVMSSNQAGRILWRLVSPSEVEEQKHLESFWLSCPNLHEHSPTPVITSESVAPQEEEAGEGESVVGHCLLTMIKCSGLVQWGIRRKVKYIGRHRQAEMSVDGHEEEVEEDVQDDVEEEQSERKRKREIAEDEKKNKKKKKKKGKKNEKKWPEKRQTGAVKRNTDKKRSGEERQYGKGTKDRWSTERYEAAELKLLEIMKTKGAALGKPIMRQTLREEARKHIGDTGLLDHLLKHMAGKVVTNGAERFRRRHNSEGAMEYWLEPADLVDVRKMAGVSDTYWVPPPGWKPGDAMSDCPCGGDYKSKTQLGEEIATLKREIIQLWSLKNVDNENYKCLVERNQRYEEEINNLTNFMHLLKEEILQLREEKVNKKVAMEAIRVDKGLQCGEDHDSGTSKQEENLKNMEMIDHDDGTTEEEKVKAANYYSGITISSTNDTVISSSNRTSTKTKNSATTNTKKVTSRRSGFRICKPQGTFLWPDMWSSNVGGGGEAPPTSLVIPNTIVPASAAAVSTIEEHMMLMGSGVPTPHSASSATSAPRLLLLPSPTSAARPAMTARPSEIMTVPTPAPPAAHFHHLQQAGGSYGLYPASVVYHHTVARVWAQTTSTSPPAMLVGVEGNNRAELAAAMASWDAAHRDKGGRGSVTTDLALAPPSTATTPYP; this is encoded by the exons ATGAGCTTTCACTCCTACAAATTTGAGGTTCCTGTGAAATGCATTAACCAGGAAGACGCATACCTTTTCGAAATCTCCTTCCGTACGAGCACGTTCAGTATCTCCTTGGAAACTCCGTTCTCCTTCGCCTTCACAGCATTTGGAAAATACTTCAGTCCTG ATAAAAGAGCACCATCACCAGTTCCAGTGTCTAATCCATCAGCAAGGTCTGGATCGCTTGCAATAAGACCAAAAACTCTCAACTCATCATTCAATATGCAACAG ATGGTATTGTTGGATGCTACCAG TTTTAGCTCTTCCTTACATATTG AGCATCAATCTGGTTCTTTTCACAGTCTGATCTCCTTTTGTTTTTCTGTGATTCTT TTCCAGCTAGGCGCCTTCTTCGAAATTGATCACGAAAAGCTTCCTCCCAAGTCCCCAATCCAGCTTAAAGCCATCCGAGTCGTAAAG GTAAGCGAGGCGACGAGGTTGGAGGTCACGGTGAGCTTCCCGAGCACGCTCGCGTTGCGTAACTACTTCGCGCTATCGCCGGAGACCGGCCGCGACCCAGAGCTGGACGAGAGGTTCGTCATGAGCTCCAACCAAGCGGGAAGGATACTTTGGCGGCTGGTGTCGCCGTCGGAGGTTGAAGAGCAGAAGCACTTGGAGAGCTTCTGGTTGTCGTGTCCTAACCTCCACGAACATTCTCCGACGCCGGTGATAACTAGCGAATCCGTAGCCCCGCAGGAAGAAGAGGCCGGCGAGGGAGAGTCAGTCGTGGGACACTGCCTCTTAACCATGATCAAGTGCTCTGGCCTCGTCCAGTGGGGGATACGAAGGAAAGTCAAGTACATAGGAAGGCACCGGCAGGCGGAGATGTCGGTGGATGGGCATGAAGAGGAAGTTGAGGAAGATGTACAAGATGACGTTGAAGAGGAGCAGAGTGAGAGGAAAAGGAAGCGGGAGATTGCTGAAGatgagaagaagaataagaagaagaagaagaaaaaaggaaagaaaaatgagaaaaagTGGCCGGAGAAGCGACAGACAGGAGCCGTCAAGAGGAACACTGATAAGAAAAGGAGTGGGGAAGAGCGGCAATACGGGAAGGGGACGAAGGACCGCTGGTCGACGGAGAGGTATGAAGCGGCGGAGCTGAAGCTGCTGGAGATTATGAAGACCAAGGGGGCCGCTCTAGGGAAGCCCATAATGCGGCAGACGCTGAGGGAGGAGGCGAGGAAGCACATCGGCGACACGGGACTCCTGGACCATCTCCTCAAACACATGGCAGGCAAGGTAGTGACGAACGGCGCCGAACGATTCCGGCGGCGGCACAACTCGGAGGGCGCAATGGAGTATTGGTTGGAACCGGCAGACCTGGTGGACGTTCGTAAGATGGCCGGCGTGTCTGACACCTACTGGGTGCCACCGCCGGGGTGGAAGCCCGGTGACGCCATGTCGGATTGCCCCTGCGGCGGTGACTACAAGTCAAAAACACAACTCGGAGAGGAAATAGCAACTCTCAAGAG GGAAATCATTCAGCTATGGTCACTGAAGAACGTGGATAAT GAAAATTACAAGTGCTTGGTGGAGAGGAATCAGAGATATGAAGAAGAAATAAATAACCTCACAAATTTTATGCACCTCTTGAAG GAAGAGATCCTCCAGCTGAGAGAGGAGAAAGTGAATAAGAAAGTGGCCATGGAGGCAATAAGAGTAGACAAGGGATTGCAGTGCGGTGAAGATCATGACAGCGGAACGTCGAAGCAAGAGGAGAATTTGAAGAACATGGAGATGATAGACCATGACGACGGGACGACCGAGGAGGAGAAAGTGAAGGCCGCTAATTATTATTCCGGCATCACCATCAGCTCCACAAACGACACCGTCATCTCCAGCAGCAACAGGACAAGTACTAAAACCAAGAACAGCGCCACCACGAACACTAAGAAGGTGACGTCTCGCCGGAGTGGCTTCCGGATATGCAAGCCTCAGGGGACGTTTCTGTGGCCGGACATGTGGAGCAGCAACGTTGGCGGCGGCGGAGAGGCGCCTCCGACGTCCTTGGTGATTCCGAACACAATCGTGCCCGCGTCCGCCGCGGCGGTGTCGACTATCGAAGAGCACATGATGCTGATGGGCAGCGGCGTGCCGACCCCTCACTCGGCCTCGTCGGCCACCTCAGCGCCCAGGCTGCTGCTTCTGCCATCACCGACGTCCGCTGCTCGGCCAGCTATGACAGCACGCCCTTCTGAGATCATGACGGTCCCCACGCCGGCACCTCCTGCCGCCCACTTCCACCACCTGCAGCAAGCAGGCGGCTCCTACGGCCTCTATCCTGCCTCCGTGGTGTACCACCACACGGTGGCTCGC GTGTGGGCGCAGACAACGTCGACGTCGCCACCAGCGATGCTTGTTGGCGTGGAGGGGAACAACAGAGCAGAGTTGGCAGCTGCCATGGCTTCGTGGGACGCAGCGCACAGGGACAAGGGAGGAAGAGGCAGCGTCACCACTGATCTCGCCCTCGCCCCGCCATCGACGGCCACCACCCCCTACCCATAA